From the Streptomyces camelliae genome, one window contains:
- a CDS encoding darcynin family protein, whose amino-acid sequence MTAIQPQPRFTIFVHLTALPSWLALERPERQQIIAEHVQPLLDKHDTVQVRWFDAEAWASAASDVLVATTNDLTSWSDLFEGLRDSPLWSVPYFRVELVLPTIEDGFADYERRTGQRD is encoded by the coding sequence ATGACCGCCATCCAACCGCAGCCGCGGTTCACCATATTCGTGCACCTCACGGCTTTGCCCTCGTGGCTCGCGCTGGAGCGCCCTGAGCGTCAGCAGATCATCGCCGAGCATGTGCAACCGCTGCTGGACAAACACGACACTGTCCAGGTCCGGTGGTTCGATGCTGAAGCCTGGGCCTCCGCTGCGTCCGATGTTCTCGTGGCGACGACCAACGACCTGACCTCGTGGTCCGATCTGTTCGAGGGTCTTCGCGACAGTCCGCTGTGGAGCGTGCCCTACTTCCGGGTGGAGCTTGTACTGCCGACGATCGAGGATGGCTTCGCCGACTACGAGCGTCGAACCGGGCAGCGTGACTGA
- a CDS encoding ATP-binding protein: MTRHLPPTPIDQYVSLPEARLVTTRALLTARENLADTIEARAMMCVHGGAGFGKTMAVTSCLRELEPQEDIRRITFHARATTRAVRHELHAALELPGQPPRYASEFDHLLKSALATHPRTLILDEAQWLQSDQLEYVRYLWDDPYTQLAVIFVGGEGCHAALRKEPMLSSRIFIWQRFTRLTGDEVLEAIPLYHPIWADADPDDITFADSHAAHGNFRNWARLTAHTQTAMERTGRERVDQEVLRWAFSRLGSGT, translated from the coding sequence ATGACCCGCCACCTGCCGCCCACCCCCATCGATCAGTACGTGTCCCTGCCCGAGGCCCGCCTGGTCACTACCCGCGCGCTGCTCACTGCCCGGGAGAACCTGGCCGACACGATCGAGGCACGAGCGATGATGTGCGTCCACGGCGGCGCCGGCTTCGGCAAGACCATGGCCGTCACCAGCTGCCTGCGCGAACTCGAACCCCAAGAGGACATCCGCCGCATCACCTTCCACGCCCGCGCCACCACCCGCGCGGTGCGCCACGAACTGCACGCCGCCCTCGAACTGCCGGGCCAGCCTCCGCGTTATGCCAGCGAATTCGACCATCTCCTCAAGAGCGCGCTCGCCACGCATCCGCGCACGCTCATCCTGGACGAAGCGCAGTGGCTCCAAAGCGACCAGCTGGAGTACGTCCGATACCTCTGGGACGACCCCTACACCCAGCTCGCCGTCATCTTCGTCGGCGGCGAGGGCTGCCACGCCGCGCTGCGTAAGGAACCGATGCTGTCCTCCCGGATATTCATCTGGCAGCGCTTCACCCGCCTCACCGGTGACGAGGTGTTGGAGGCCATCCCGCTCTACCACCCGATCTGGGCCGACGCAGACCCGGACGACATCACCTTCGCCGACAGCCACGCTGCCCACGGAAACTTCCGTAACTGGGCCCGCCTAACCGCCCACACCCAGACGGCCATGGAACGCACCGGCCGGGAACGCGTCGACCAAGAAGTACTGCGCTGGGCCTTCAGCCGCCTCGGCTCGGGCACATAG
- a CDS encoding transposase: protein MTETTPDHEPARPLSEPVLDPASLIALRSPAVRRLLALRTQRRLTRAHVHTTAQCLNVSERTVWRWLADATTTPESVAYPGARRADRFEITPEIRVLLAYWHGNASAVHRELLARAKAAADTEPSEETDTSTTIAPATPQPTASVPGGAPPASVPLLDPVPSLPTFLRALRRDLTAGERAGYRHGPEAARALDVFAKRPRTRRNHVWEADHVQAPLRVDADGDLVAPYVTWFIDCATKAITGLAVTPATPTRASILAALRSAVLRTDPYGPVGGLPEHVRFDRGRDVLSRTVTTALTALDADITVLPPYSPHLKGSIENLNHCVTRMLFAALPGYTPKKPRRRPDRRPQTAPPLSFTAFTEELLAWAQWWNTEHRPAELHGATPLEAWQADPTPLNDVPAHDVWTFTLEDDSRTRTITSHGVRFKNRDYIAGWMTGQAGLKVTVRFMPHHTHEIELCTPHGRHLGTAYLVDQATEEQLHALRRTRARRARRLRADAKAAEQLRHTRFAPATEPGLPRRLDAMTTTEASQELAQHRESDLTTLALPDLIPPAVPPADWATPEALKARTHPAEGGADTQSCL from the coding sequence ATGACCGAGACCACCCCCGACCACGAGCCGGCACGACCGCTGTCCGAACCCGTCCTCGATCCCGCATCGCTGATCGCGTTACGGTCCCCGGCCGTACGTCGCCTGCTCGCCCTGCGCACCCAGCGTCGGCTCACCCGCGCCCACGTCCACACCACCGCCCAGTGCCTGAACGTCTCGGAGCGCACCGTATGGCGGTGGCTGGCGGACGCGACCACCACACCCGAGAGCGTCGCGTATCCGGGAGCACGCCGTGCCGACCGGTTCGAGATCACCCCCGAGATTCGGGTGTTGCTGGCGTACTGGCACGGCAACGCCTCCGCGGTCCACCGCGAACTCCTCGCCCGCGCCAAGGCCGCCGCCGATACCGAGCCCTCCGAGGAGACCGACACCTCAACGACCATCGCCCCCGCCACACCGCAGCCCACCGCCTCCGTTCCAGGCGGCGCCCCGCCCGCGTCCGTGCCGCTGCTGGACCCTGTGCCGTCGCTGCCGACGTTCCTGCGCGCTCTGCGCCGGGATCTCACGGCGGGGGAGCGGGCGGGCTACCGCCACGGTCCCGAGGCCGCCCGCGCCCTGGACGTGTTCGCCAAACGCCCCCGGACCCGGCGCAACCACGTCTGGGAGGCCGATCACGTCCAGGCCCCGCTACGGGTCGACGCCGACGGTGACCTCGTTGCGCCGTATGTCACGTGGTTCATCGACTGCGCGACCAAGGCCATCACCGGCCTTGCCGTCACCCCCGCCACACCTACCCGCGCCTCGATCCTGGCCGCCCTGCGTTCCGCGGTCCTGCGCACTGACCCCTACGGCCCCGTCGGGGGACTTCCCGAGCACGTGCGGTTCGACCGCGGCCGCGATGTCCTCTCCCGCACCGTCACCACCGCGCTGACCGCGCTGGACGCGGACATCACCGTCCTGCCGCCCTACAGCCCGCACCTGAAAGGCAGCATCGAGAACCTCAACCACTGCGTCACCCGCATGCTGTTCGCCGCCCTGCCCGGCTACACCCCCAAGAAGCCGCGCCGCCGCCCCGACCGCCGCCCTCAAACGGCCCCGCCCCTGTCGTTCACGGCGTTCACCGAGGAACTTCTGGCCTGGGCACAGTGGTGGAACACCGAGCACCGCCCCGCCGAACTGCACGGCGCCACCCCGCTCGAAGCCTGGCAAGCCGATCCGACCCCGCTCAACGACGTCCCCGCCCACGACGTGTGGACGTTCACGCTCGAAGACGACAGCCGCACCCGCACCATCACCAGCCACGGCGTCCGCTTCAAGAACCGGGACTACATCGCTGGCTGGATGACCGGACAAGCAGGACTCAAAGTCACCGTGCGCTTCATGCCCCACCACACCCACGAGATCGAACTCTGCACACCCCACGGCCGCCACCTCGGCACCGCGTATCTGGTCGACCAGGCCACCGAAGAGCAGCTTCACGCGCTGCGCCGCACCCGCGCCCGGCGCGCCAGACGCCTGCGCGCCGACGCGAAAGCCGCCGAACAGCTACGCCACACCCGCTTCGCCCCCGCCACCGAGCCGGGCCTCCCGCGCCGCCTGGACGCCATGACCACCACCGAGGCCTCGCAGGAACTGGCCCAGCACCGCGAGAGCGACCTCACCACGCTGGCACTGCCCGACCTGATCCCGCCCGCAGTGCCACCCGCCGACTGGGCCACACCCGAGGCCCTCAAAGCGCGAACCCACCCCGCCGAAGGCGGCGCCGATACCCAATCCTGCCTGTGA